A genomic window from Silene latifolia isolate original U9 population chromosome 11, ASM4854445v1, whole genome shotgun sequence includes:
- the LOC141613551 gene encoding uncharacterized protein LOC141613551, whose product MVEDASEEEGPTEEVVRDEGAVEVPEGAVIGVVGAEGATGARGSLLSRLLVLRELRQGLRLIGTMRTFAGFSTCLGFYDILRAVQDVTAEDEDLQEGWLLRHGGKDVHVLPTIHEEEASEELLQFTHEDIKTEALVEDYIYNVWGRFGVERVSFLDNGVFLVRFTKNEDRDALLQSVYYLYDNKPIVIKPWTVDMELVKAKVDVVPVWVKLFNVPLKFWGSCLPAVAGLVGKFVKKDQETHDKVRLSYARVMVESAMDQPLPAKVKFLDESGKLVFVPVEYEWKPISCTSCNGIGHNATQCKKPVKKPSKPKPKLKQVWKPVQIDKVQVAVVNPESSSPVLTPANFPPLHTVRSVPIQSTPAKHIMRLNRQENVVGVRLSAKFSKYSFLDALNNSNASRGGKVVKWFLHNNEVGLFGLLETKLKPGTLLNKNTSICDGWSIFTNCSWHKGGRIWVLWKPDCFEVNFVSYSAQHIHMIVTSRADNKTFKLTMIYAFNGLEERVALWNTLKEISLDCTAPWLWLGDFNTVLSPVERLGGNTTDAEMQHFQDCASICGMDDITSSGALFTWSNKQNPADRVYSRLDRAMGNQAWLEDFGDNYAYFHPEGLFDHCPWTKMFSVIKKLKALKPALKSLNKYCFSDIENSTTIATVALENLQKKLVENPGDIVLLQQEMDMAHDLKELISARDSFFIQKAKVQWSLEGDLNTNYFHHAIKKRVYLDKTETEKVNLIVVRNGACSTAEHRNILSRPVTAEEVKQCLFSIPKGKSPGPDGYGSQFFRDAWEIIGDEICAAVQNFFDTGKLLTQLNATIITLIPKVERPETVKHYRPISCCNVIYKTISKLFVC is encoded by the exons TCCAGGATGTTACTGCGGAGGATGAGGACTTGCAGGAGGGTTGGCTACTTCGTCATGGAGGAAAGGATGTTCATGTTCTACCAACTATCCATGAGGAGGAAGCCTCTGAGGAGCTCTTACAGTTTACCCATGAGGACATCAAAACAGAG GCTTTGGTTGAGGATTATATATATAATGTCTGGGGTAGGTTTGGTGTGGAAAGAGTTTCGTTCTTAGATAATGGAGTATTTCTTGTTCGATTTACTAAGAATGAGGATAGAGATGCTCTGCTGCAGTCTGTATATTATCTCTATGATAACAAGCCTATTGTTATTAAGCCATGGACTGTGGATATGGAGCTTGTTAAGGCGAAAGTTGATGTTGTTCCTGTCTGGGTGAAATTGTTTAATGTTCCTCTGAAATTTTGGGGGAGTTGTTTGCCAGCAGTTGCTGGATTAGTCGGTAAATTTGTTAAAAAAGACCAAGAAACTCATGACAAAGTGAGGCTTAGTTATGCTAGGGTTATGGTGGAATCGGCTATGGACCAACCCTTGCCTGCAAAAGTGAAGTTCTTGGATGAATCAGGGAAATTGGTTTTTGTGCCTGTTGAGTATGAGTGGAAGCCTATTTCATGTACTAGCTGTAATGGGATAGGTCATAATGCTACACAGTGTAAGAAACCAGTTAAGAAAccttcaaaaccaaaaccaaaactcaAACAGGTCTGGAAGCCTGTTCAAATAGACAAGGTTCAAGTAGCTGTTGTGAATCCTGAGAGCAGCTCTCCTGTTCTAACACCAGCCAATTTTCCTCCTCTTCACACAGTTAGATCTGTACCTATACAATCTACTCCAGCAAAGCATATTATGAGATTGAATAGGCAGGAGAATGTTGTGGGGGTAAGATTATCTGCTAAATTTAGTAAGTATTCATTTCTAGATGCTTTGAATAACTCTAATGCTTCCAGGGGGGGG AAGGTGGTTAAATGGTTTTTGCACAATAATGAAGTGGGCTTGTTTGGGTTACTAGAAACAAAATTGAAACCTGGAACTCTTTTGAATAAAAACACTTCAATTTGTGATGGTTGGAGCATTTTTACTAACTGCAGTTGGCATAAAGGAGGTAGGATTTGGGTTTTATGGAAACCAGACTGTTTTGAGGTTAACTTTGTTTCCTACAGTGCTCAGCATATTCATATGATAGTAACATCTAGAGCTGATAATAAGACTTTTAAGCTCACAatgatttatgcttttaatggTTTGGAGGAAAGGGTGGCTTTATGGAATACTTTGAAAGAGATTTCCCTTGACTGTACTGCACCTTGGCTATGGTTAGGGGACTTTAATACTGTGTTGTCACCAGTAGAAAGATTAGGGGGGAACACTACTGATGCTGAAATGCAACATTTCCAAGATTGTGCTTCTATCTGTGGTATGGATGATATAACCTCCTCAGGTGCTTTGTTTACCTGGTCTAACAAGCAAAACCCTGCTGATAGAGTCTACAGCAGGCTGGATAGGGCCATGGGTAACCAAGCTTGGCTGGAAGATTTTGGGGATAACTATGCTTATTTTCACCCTGAGGGTTTGTTTGATCACTGCCCCT GGACAAAAATGTTTTCTGTTATTAAGAAGCTCAAAGCCTTGAAACCTGCTCTGAAAAGTTTGAATAAGTACTGTTTTTCTGATATAGAAAACAGCACTACTATTGCAACAGTGGCCCTTGAAAATCTTCAGAAGAAGCTGGTTGAAAACCCTGGTGACATTGTTTTATTACAGCAGGAGATGGATATGGCCCATGATTTGAAGGAACTGATTTCAGCAAGGGATAGTTTTTTTATTCAGAAAGCCAAAGTCCAATGGTCTTTGGAAGGAGACCTAAATACTAATTACTTTCACCATGCTATAAAAAAAAGAGTTTATCTTGATAAG ACTGAGACTGAGAAAGTGAACCTGATTGTTGTGAGGAATGGAGCTTGCTCTACTGCTGAACATAGGAATATTTTGAGCAGGCCTGTTACTGCTGAGGAGGTTAAGCAGTGTTTGTTTAGCATCCCTAAGGGGAAAtctcctggacctgatggttaTGGAAGTCAATTTTTTAGGGATGCTTGGGAGATTATTGGTGATGAGATTTGTGCTGCAGTGCAAAACTTTTTTGATACTGGCAAATTGTTGACTCAGCTTAATGCTACCATCATTACTCTTATTCCTAAGGTGGAAAGACCTGAGACTGTAAAGCATTATAGACCTATCTCTTGTTGTAATGTGATTTACAAAACTATATCTAAGCTCTTTGTGTGCTAG